A genomic region of Micropterus dolomieu isolate WLL.071019.BEF.003 ecotype Adirondacks linkage group LG11, ASM2129224v1, whole genome shotgun sequence contains the following coding sequences:
- the LOC123979437 gene encoding cyclin-dependent kinase 16-like yields SSIPPSTLHNLSTTSSPLDTFILHNPSFLHVSITPPRSEVVSLRGSSGSLKVRGSSSSVQSLLQSYSRKPRGLGRSLSSYLNHTARLEIVHEDVKMNSDGESDPASSSDDVQSPVRVRLRNKKISTEDINKRLSLPADLRLPDGYLEKFNVIGPALFEQPISRRLRRVSLSEIGFGKLETYIKLDKLGEGTYATVYKGRSKLTDNLVALKEIRLEHEEGAPCTAIREGTTVLGV; encoded by the exons TCCTCTATCCCACCATCAACCCTCCATAATTTGTCCACCACTTCATCACCCCTCGACACCTTTATCCTCCATAATCCCTCCTTCCTTCATGTCTCCATCACTCCCCCCCGATCAGAGGTGGTGTCTCTTCGTGGTTCTTCTGGAAGTTTGAAGGTTCGAGGTTCCTCCTCTTCAGTTCAGTCTCTTCTTCAGTCGTACAGCAGGAAACCTCGAGGCCTCGGACGCAGCCTGAGCTCCTACCTGAACCACACAGCACGACTGG agATCGTCCACGAGGATGTGAAGATGAATTCAGATGGAGAAAGTGATCCGGCTTCTTCTTCAGATGACGTTCAGAGTCCAGTCAGAGTCAGACTGAGAAACAAGAAGATCTCTACTGAG GACATTAACAAGCGTCTCTCGCTACCAGCAGACCTTCGTCTTCCAGACGGTTACCTGGAGAAATTTAATGTGATTGGTCCAGCTCTGTTTGAGCAGCCAATCAGCAGACGGCTGCGCAGAGTGTCTCTG TCAGAGATCGGTTTTGGGAAACTGGAGACATACATCAAACTGGACAAACTGGGAGAG gggACCTATGCCACAGTGTATAAAGGTCGCAGTAAACTGACCGATAACCTCGTGGCTCTGAAGGAAATCCGCCTGGAACATGAAGAAGGAGCTCCGTGTACTGCTATCAGAGAAGGTACTACAGTactaggggtgtaa